The following are encoded together in the Culex pipiens pallens isolate TS chromosome 1, TS_CPP_V2, whole genome shotgun sequence genome:
- the LOC120431415 gene encoding probable methylthioribulose-1-phosphate dehydratase, translating to MGNKIELFFYRWPGREFRCTHLEMIKGIYDHEMERNLQFDEELVVPIIENTNNESDLEDRMANAMKEYPGTSAILVRRHGVYVWGSSWQKAKAMTECYDYLFSLAVEMKKLGLDPNDVPKYYRNNH from the exons ATGGGCAATAAAATAGAGCTGTTTTTTTACAGGTGGCCTGGTAGGGAATTTCGATGTACACACTTGGAGATGATTAAG ggCATCTATGATCATGAGATGGAGCGCAACCTGCAGTTCGACGAAGAACTAGTTGTGCCAATCATCGAAAATACAAATAACGAAAGTGATCTTGAGGATAGAATGGCAAACGCAATGAAGGAGTACCCTGGTACATCCGCGATTCTCGTCAGAAGACACGGTGTTTATGTTTGGGGAAGCAGCTGGCAGAAAGCGAAGGCTAT GACGGAATGCTACGACTATCTATTTTCCTTAGCCGTCGAGATGAAGAAACTTGGCCTCGACCCAAATGATGTCCCCAAATATTACAGAAACAATCATTAA